One region of Bactrocera neohumeralis isolate Rockhampton chromosome 5, APGP_CSIRO_Bneo_wtdbg2-racon-allhic-juicebox.fasta_v2, whole genome shotgun sequence genomic DNA includes:
- the LOC126758143 gene encoding 5'-3' exoribonuclease 1, translating to MGVPKFFRYISERYPCLSELAREQSIPDFDNLYLDMNGIIHTCSHPDDSNFHFTITEENMFKDIFNYIDKLFFLIKPQKLFFMAVDGVAPRAKMNQQRSRRFRSAKDAEILEAKAKSRGEVRETERFDSNCITPGTEFMVRLQEALRYFIKSKISSDPLWQKCRVILSGHDAPGEGEHKIMDYIRYLKSQKDYDPNTRHCLYGLDADLIILGQCTHELHFVVLREEVKFGRKTKQASVEETRFFLLHLGLLREYLELEFDELKKNYDNFNISNLIDDWVLMGFLVGNDFIPHLPCMHISSNALPLLYKTYIKVYPTLGGNINVKGKLNLERLEKYFAELSNVEYEIFQENHADLKYFEAKQTKNGIDEAFDFDVNEITLDNQDADLADLIESSRQFLEDDNEDLSDEEQHLADEFETYKRNYYMNKLNQNDMNCESKREQAICYITALQWILDYYYRGVQSWDWYYPHHYAPFISDLKNFKDYRIKFNLGEPFLPFEQLLAVLPAASKDLLPEAYRELMTSTTSELLEFYPKDFETDLNGKKHEWEAVVLIPFIDEKRLLDAMRACEKNLTPAEMKRNRHGPMQQYDYHPESQGSAPGIFSLRPLYSVFCTEQQIWSKEIAVPSDKTVCVELPNAARTVFFPGFPTMKHLKYDFELKFARVRVFEQPSRSENLILKPHMRKGLDDIYTVAEKYLNQVVYTGWPHLIKSKVVGISNREKYIDAEGIKDMEPRLFQIHMKTAQEHLSTRMGIELDDFSVLVHVRVHIGTTCVCGNQGKIIVNDAWGYSVTAYPAQAVVSEIAVQKSVVTQPKKVENFFPTDSTVFFLGSPYFGSEGTVLNPMLVYECGRLKVNITVLPEPDFTAARLLQHKLERDYVNSFQVATTVSVQMRCLGRVTGTVLVVAGARRKELPENVSKVNIGLQLKFPKQQEERAGYCRRINNQWFYSSKAISLIQEYYLKYPMVFDYLSRSSERNEFCFEEDLFPEEVGEHKLDEIITWLKSQEHVKADRRLCGSQTMEKEAVESVLDAIEQLKTLPVKTVKLQVKPHLLLKPDVTLANIYKPKRPVKLFDRVVVVKTTYMVPLGAKGTVIGVYPITDPNPVRMECVKSVDIFYEILFDKHLPSGNDVYGIAEERVYRVSESALLLIFAQDNKQNEMQDTKPNQLPNEDRDVQNNHNGFAQTQKQQQQQLTPQQSSEPSEPSGSNEPSSSNNAKISILQPRAEPPKALLPAQSTYKRAGGGGAIDADDFWMPAAETKVKHTVAKELALANAEQRNGKIQSKVIDSTTKGEYTTAKSENPQEQLMQKLLLGNRTAAPKTANVSEASDCQAGTQALKSLLGVGLNPATVQPQTNQKGKSDGPQPLKKQLPQPPAGWRSDAQQAQQLPPNRRQHYQALNRPLQPIFPLQQQQQQPPQLAPPLIPYGAVNRLPGQPMPPPPPTHYNNMGGGCYPPKMLHAPVYPMQQHTPPHPPLLPFQMIHPINEKPLPNATPENMGHARSAFIPLQVLRGNAHQQAQAHVPASPQQPTPHQERQRTVSAVKGAPINTKKANVEALQQNLSKLQIMSEASNTQNLPQNAQQLPEQSSTEATSTAKNEGCSAKAEQPRRKRSPRVPKIGARFDNAQ from the exons atgGGAGTACCAAAATTTTTCCGCTACATCAGCGAACGTTACCCTTGCCTGAGTGAGTTGGCAAGAGAACAAAGT ATTCCGGATTTTGACAATCTTTATCTTGACATGAACGgaattatacatacatgttcACATCCTGATGACAGCAACTTTCACTTTACTATTACAGAGGAAAACATGTTTAAagacatttttaattacatcGATAAGTTATTCTTTCTAATTAAGCCACAAAAGCTATTTTTTATGGCCGTTGACGGCGTAGCCCCTCGCGCTAAAATGAATCAACAGCGCAGTCGGCGTTTTCGCTCTGCCAAAGATGCTGAAATATTAGAAGCGAAAGCCAAAAGTCGCGGTGAAGTGCGTGAAACTGAACGCTTTGATAGCAACTGCATTACGCCTGGCACCGAATTTATGGTGCGTCTGCAAGAGGCACTGCGCTATTTCATAAAGAGTAAAATCAGTTCAGATCCATTATGGCAAAAGTGCCGTGTTATACTGAGTGGGCATGAT GCACCAGGCGAGGGAGAACATAAAATAATGGATTACATTCGATACCTCAAATCACAAAAAGACTATGATCCGAATACGCGCCACTGCCTCTATGGATTGGATGcagatttaattattttgggaCAATGTACGCACGAGCTCCATTTCGTAGTATTGCGCGAAGAAGTAAAATTCGGACGTAAGACAAAGCAAGCTTCTGTTGAGGAGACGCGCTTTTTCCTACTACATTTAGGATTGTTGCGTGAATATCTAGAGCTGGAATTTGacgaattaaagaaaaattatgacAATTTTAACATATCAAATCTTATCGATGACTGGGTACTGATGGGATTCCTTGTGGGCAATGATTTTATACCACATTTGCCGTGTATGCATATCTCTTCAAATGCGTTGCCGTTATTATATAAGACCTATATCAAAGTTTACCCAACGCTTGGAG GCAACATTAATGTGAagggaaaattaaatttggagcGTTTGGAGAAATATTTCGCCGAACTTTCGAATGTCGAATACGAAATATTTCAGGAAAATCACGcagatttgaaatatttcgaagCCAAACAAACTAAAAACGGCATAGATGAAGCATTCGATTTTGATGTAAATGAGATAACGTTGGACAATCAAGATGCTGATCTCGCTGATCTAATTGAGAGCAGCAGACAG tttttagaAGACGACAATGAAGATTTGTCCGATGAAGAACAACACTTGGCGGATGAGTTTGAGACTTATAAACGcaattattatatgaataagtTGAATCAAAACGATATGAATTG TGAATCAAAGCGTGAGCAAGCTATTTGTTACATAACCGCACTACAATGGATTTTGGACTACTACTACAGAGGTGTGCAGTCATGGGATTGGTATTATCCCCATCATTATGCACCGTTTATCAGTGACCTGAAAAACTTTAAAGACTATAGAATTAAGTTTAATTTGGGTGAACCGTTCCTGCCATTCGAACAG CTCTTAGCTGTGCTACCAGCCGCTAGCAAGGACTTGTTGCCGGAAGCATACCGTGAACTAATGACCAGCACCACCAGCGAGTTGCTCGAGTTTTATCCAAAAGACTTCGAAACCGATTTAAATGGCAAGAAACACGAATGGGAAGCGGTCGTCCTAATACCATTCATTGACGAA AAACGTTTGCTAGATGCAATGAGAGCTTGCGAAAAAAATCTCACACCAGCCGAAATGAAGCGAAATCGTCATGGTCCAATGCAACAGTACGATTACCATCCGGAATCGCAAGGCAGCGCGCCCGGTATATTCTCGTTAAGACCGTTATATAGTGTGTTCTGCACCGAACAGCAGATTTGGTCGAAAGAAATCGCTGTGCCGTCCGACAAGACTGTATGTGTGGAGCTGCCAAATGCCGCACGTACAGTCTTCTTCCCTGGCTTTCCGACCATGAAGCATCTGAAATACGAC TTCGAGTTGAAATTTGCGCGCGTACGCGTTTTCGAGCAACCAAGTCGCAGCGAAAATCTAATACTGAAGCCACATATGCGCAAGGGATTAGATGATATTTACACTGTTGCTGAAAAGTATTTGAATCAAGTCGTTTATACTGGCTGGCCGCATTTGATCAAATCCAAAGTAGTTGGCATATCCAACAGGGAAAAATACATTGACGCCGAAGGCATAAAAGACATGGAACCAAGGCTATTTCAAATCCACATGAAGACGGCACAGGAACa CCTCAGCACACGCATGGGCATTGAATTGGACGACTTTTCGGTGCTGGTGCATGTGCGCGTACACATAGGCACCACTTGCGTTTGTGGCAATCAAGGCAAGATCATCGTCAACGATGCCTGGGGCTATTCGGTGACCGCCTATCCGGCGCAG GCTGTAGTTTCTGAGATTGCTGTACAAAAAAGCGTGGTGACGCAGCCCAAAAAGGTGGAGAACTTCTTTCCTACCGACAGTACAGTGTTCTTCTTAGGCAGTCCTTACTTTGGTAGCGAAGGCACTGTACTTAATCCCATGCTCGTATATGAATGTGGTCGTTTGAAAG taaATATAACGGTACTCCCCGAGCCTGATTTCACGGCCGCACGGCTCTTGCAACACAAATTGGAGCGTGACTACGTGAATTCCTTCCAAGTTGCCACCACAGTTAGTGTACAAATGCGTTGTCTTGGTCGCGTGACTGGCACGGTTTTGGTGGTGGCGGGCGCGCGGCGAAAGGAATTGCCGGAGAATGTGTCTAAGGTCAATATTGGCTTGCAGCTTAAATTTCCCAAgcag CAAGAAGAGCGCGCAGGCTATTGCCGTCGCATAAACAATCAGTGGTTTTATTCATCCAAAGCCATATCACTGATACAAGAGTATTATTTAAAGTATCCCATGGTTTTTGATTACTTAAGTCGCTCCTCGGAGCGCAATGAATTCTGCTTTGAAGAAGATCTCTTCCCCGAAGAAGTCGGTGAGCATAAATTAGATGAGATTATCACGTGGCTAAAAAGCCAAGAACATGTAAAGGCAGACAGACGTTTATGTGGTTCACAAACAATGGAGAAGGAAGCCGTTGAGAGCGTGCTGGACGCCATCGAACAATTAAAG ACTTTACCTGTGAAGACTGTAAAGCTGCAAGTGAAGCCCCACCTGCTGCTCAAACCTGACGTAACGCTGGCAAATATCTACAAGCCCAAACGACCTGTGAAATTATTCGATCGTGTGGTGGTGGTGAAGACCACCTACATGGTACCGCTAGGTGCAAAGGGCACCGTAATCGGCGTGTATCCGATAACCGATCCGAACCCAGTGCGCATGGAATGTGTGAAGTCCGTAGACATATTCTATGAGATACTCTTCGATAAGCATCTGCCGAGCGGCAACGATGTGTACGGTATTGCCGAGGAGCGCGTTTACAGGGTATCGGAGTCGGCGTTGTTGCTCATTTTCGCACAAG ATAACAAACAAAACGAAATGCAGGACACGAAGCCGAATCAATTACCAAACGAAGACAGAGATGTGCAGAACAATCACAATGGCTttgcacaaacacaaaaacaacaacaacagcagctgaCGCCACAACAGTCGAGCGAGCCAAGTGAACCGAGCGGCTCCAACGAGCCTAGCAGCAGTAATAATGCGAAAATTAGCATACTGCAACCGAGAGCCGAGCCGCCGAAGGCATTGTTGCCCGCGCAAAGCACATATAAACGTGCCGGTGGTGGCGGTGCAATTGACGCCGATGACTTCTGGATGCCAGCGGCGGAAACCAAAGTGAAGCACACGGTGGCGAAAGAATTAGCGCTGGCCAATGCGGAGCAAAGGAATGGCAAAATCCAAAGCAAAGTAATTGATTCGACGACAAAAGGCGAATATACAACGGCGAAATCGGAGAATCCACAAGAGCAGCTAATGCAAAAGTTACTACTCGGCAACCGAACAGCCGCCCCGAAAACGGCGAATGTAAGCGAAGCGAGCGATTGTCAAGCGGGCACGCAAGCGTTGAAGAGCCTGCTCGGTGTCGGTTTGAACCCAGCCACTGTGCAGCCGCAAACGAATCAAAAGGGCAAGAGCGACGGCCCGCAACCGTTGAAGAAACAGTTACCTCAACCGCCGGCTGGTTGGCGCAGCGATGCGCAGCAAGCACAACAACTGCCACCAAATAGGCGGCAACATTATCAAGCGCTCAACCGACCGCTGCAGCCCATTTTCCCactacagcaacagcaacaacagccacCACAATTGGCTCCACCGCTGATACCTTACGGAGCCGTCAATAGGCTGCCTGGCCAGCCGATGCCACCACCGCCGCCAACACACTACAACAACATGGGTGGTGGCTGCTATCCACCAAAGATGCTTCATGCGCCAGTGTACCCAATGCAGCAGCACACACCGCCACACCCGCCGCTGCTGCCCTTCCAA ATGATCCATCCGATTAATGAAAAGCCCCTACCTAACGCCACACCGGAGAACATGGGTCATGCGCGAAGCGCCTTCATACCGCTGCAGGTGCTGCGCGGCAACGCCCATCAGCAGGCACAAGCGCACGTCCCGGCATCACCGCAACAGCCTACGCCGCACCAAGAGCGCCAGCGCACCGTCAGCGCCGTCAAAGGCGCACCCATAAACACCAAGAAGGCCAACGTGGAGGCGCTGCAGCAAAAT TTGAGCAAATTGCAAATCATGTCCGAAGCATCAAACACGCAGAATCTGCCACAAAATGCGCAACAGCTGCCGGAGCAAAGCAGCACAGAAGCAACTAGTACCGCCAAGAATGAGGGCTGCAGCGCTAAAGCTGag CAGCCGAGAAGAAAACGTTCGCCGCGCGTCCCCAAGATCGGTGCACGTTTTGACAACGCTCAGTGA
- the LOC126758609 gene encoding segment polarity protein dishevelled, with translation MDADKNSHETKVIYHIDDETTPYLVKIPIPSAQVTLKDFKMVLNKQNNNYKYFFKSMDADFGVVKEEIADDSTILPCFNGRVVSWLVSADGTNQSDNCSELPVSECEVRPNMRGAQQQKIGGGGGVVGGMMGVGMSSMGVGGGGGGGMGVGLANTGVITNPMMQHTLTYQSASVLSSDLDSTSLFGTESEITLDRDMTDYSSVQRLQVRKKPQRRKKRAPSMSRTSSYSSITDSTMSLNIITVSINMEAVNFLGISIVGQSNRGGDGGIYVGSIMKGGAVALDGRIEPGDMILQVNEVNFENMTNDEAVRVLREVVQKPGPIKLVVAKCWDPNPKGYFTIPRTEPVRPIDPGAWVAHTQALTAHDSIIPDIPEPIKERLDQNNLEEIVKAMTKPDSGLEIRDRMWLKITIPKAFIGADAVNWVLENVEDVQDRREARRIVSAMLRNNYIKHTVNKLTFSEQCYYVVNEDRNTHCRSNISHADTESITSDIGPLPNPPIYMPYSATYNPSHGYQPIQYGLTERHISSGSSSSDVLTSKDISASQSDITSVIHQTNQMTIAHGSNKSSGSSNRGTNEQDASVFNYVL, from the coding sequence atggacGCAGATAAGAATAGTCATGAAACAAAAGTCATCTATCACATTGATGACGAGACTACCCCTTATTTGGTGAAAATTCCCATACCCTCGGCGCAGGTTACACTAAAGGACTTCAAAATGGTgctcaataaacaaaataacaactacaaatatttctttaaatctATGGATGCGGATTTTGGTGTGGTAAAAGAGGAAATTGCTGATGACTCCACTATATTGCCTTGTTTCAATGGGCGAGTAGTTTCTTGGCTGGTTTCAGCTGACGGTACAAATCAGTCTGATAACTGTTCGGAGTTGCCAGTAAGCGAATGTGAGGTGCGTCCAAATATGCGTGGTGCTCAACAACAGAAAATCGGTGGTGGAGGAGGAGTTGTCGGTGGCATGATGGGTGTAGGCATGTCTTCTATGGGAGTTGGTGGTGGCGGAGGTGGAGGCATGGGTGTAGGTTTAGCGAATACTGGCGTTATAACAAATCCGATGATGCAACATACTCTTACATATCAATCTGCTTCAGTGCTCTCAAGTGATTTGGATTCGACCAGCCTGTTTGGCACTGAATCTGAAATAACACTTGATCGTGACATGACCGACTACAGCAGCGTTCAAAGACTGCAGGTGCGTAAAAAACCACAAAGGCGTAAAAAACGTGCTCCAAGTATGTCACGCACATCCAGTTATTCATCGATAACTGACTCGACAATGTCGTTGAATATCATCACCGTATCCATAAACATGGAGGCGGTTAATTTCCTGGGTATTTCGATTGTGGGCCAATCGAATCGTGGCGGCGATGGTGGAATATATGTCGGAAGCATAATGAAGGGCGGCGCTGTAGCGTTAGATGGTCGCATTGAACCAGGCGATATGATACTGCAAGTAAACGAAGTAAACTTTGAAAACATGACCAATGATGAGGCTGTTCGTGTGCTGCGTGAGGTTGTACAGAAGCCTGGTCCCATCAAATTGGTTGTAGCTAAATGCTGGGATCCAAATCCAAAAGGCTACTTTACCATACCCCGAACTGAGCCGGTTCGTCCCATCGATCCGGGCGCATGGGTGGCACACACTCAGGCATTGACTGCACACGATAGTATTATTCCCGATATACCAGAGCCGATCAAAGAGCGTTTGGATCAAAATAATTTGGAGGAAATTGTAAAAGCCATGACAAAGCCTGATAGTGGTTTAGAAATAAGAGATCGAATGTGGCTGAAAATAACCATACCGAAGGCATTCATTGGTGCCGATGCCGTTAATTGGGTACTAGAGAATGTTGAAGATGTGCAAGATCGCCGTGAAGCACGTCGTATCGTATCGGCAATGCTACGTAACAACTATATTAAACATACCGTTAACAAGCTGACATTTTCTGAGCAGTGCTATTATGTCGTTAATGAAGATCGTAATACACATTGCCGTTCAAATATCAGTCATGCCGATACGGAAAGTATTACAAGCGACATTGGACCTCTGCCGAATCCTCCAATCTATATGCCATACTCAGCCACCTATAATCCCAGTCACGGTTATCAGCCCATACAATATGGATTAACAGAGCGACACATCTCTTCCGGTTCGAGTAGTTCGGATGTGTTGACGAGCAAGGATATATCAGCATCGCAAAGCGACATCACATCGGTTATACACCAGACCAACCAAATGACCATCGCTCATGGCTCAAATAAATCTTCCGGTTCGTCGAATCGTGGCACCAACGAACAGGATGCGTCGGTTTTTAATTACGTACTGTAG
- the LOC126759232 gene encoding uncharacterized protein LOC126759232 isoform X2: MRFEINVLVLLALAFARHCAGMMRPSDALSVMAGEGFTAYLDLPKTFGAIENCWFQFGAEEKIKLDLNAANAIITANAEEVLPFSSTVCGVRVNKVSYVSADTWKLEVENAFGDYERGELKLSVLATHKKHFNTSVQLAIGEGAISCSLSDTATKECKIIDHKRNQIWNSCNIYTTIKPNRTFDCYTKNWGSMTQSHEHIVVEAKNSSLYTTASLTEGDDSIVMRCQFKSELRGCQAESPDGKTELYLMEGLYNGRYSAYDTLYSKQRCALEIPKPLNESELGLWRIYNTEVVPPTGCLFYIGKSKAQIMAEELNTLNDIKQVHAYDTDKNIELFTCEVPFIIYDCYLRDPNNTVYFPDSIRFERTRTYGQCHFSNMPVIAGSWICGARGHDYAKEVLQNFEVIVKPKVGEVLTESLKLRRGKAVELICQSAFEEPLTHCAFIDPLGRVHLVGTAHSIKTAGHVKYYGRGLLWGDCGAQIMETNSDDYGIWKCQFVTFAEKRTSIFTLRLRESGRRPYKRKL; encoded by the exons ATGCGTTTTGAAATAAACGTACTCGTATTGCTGGCGCTCGCCTTTGCGCGTCACTGTGCGGGCATGATGCGACCGAGCGACGCGCTGTCCGTAATGGCTGGTGAGGGTTTCACGGCCTACTTGGATTTACCGAAGACCTTTGGTGCCATCGAGAATTGTTGGTTTCAATTTGGAG CTGAGGAGAAAATTAAGCTTGACTTGAATGCCGCTAATGCCATCATAACGGCGAATGCTGAGGAAGTCTTACCATTCTCAAGTACCGTTTGTGGTGTACGCGTTAATAAAGTGTCCTACGTTTCCGCGGACACTTGGAAGCTGGAGGTTGAGAATGCGTTTGGTGATTATGAACGCGGCGAGCTGAAGCTCTCCGTACTCGCTACGCATAAGAAACACTTCAATACTAGCGTCCAGTTGGCCATCGGAGAGGGCGCTATATCCTGCAGTTTGTCCGACACAGCGACAAAGGAATGCAAAATCATCGATCATAAGAGAAACCAGATTTGGAATTCGTGCAATATTTATACAACCATAAAACCGAATCGAACATTCGATTGTTATACCAAAAATTGGGGCAGCATGACGCAGAGCCATGAACACATAGTTGTTGAGGCTAAGAATAGCAGTTTGTATACCACGGCTAGTTTAACGGAAGGCGACGACAGCATTGTGATGCGTTGCCAGTTCAAAAGTGAGCTACGCGGCTGTCAGGCCGAATCGCCAGATGGGAAGACTGAGTTGTATCTTATGGAGGGATTGTATAATGGACGTTACTCGGCTTATGACACATT ATATTCAAAGCAGCGGTGTGCCTTAGAAATCCCTAAACCACTGAACGAATCTGAGTTGGGTCTATGGCGTATATATAATACAGAAGTAGTCCCGCCAACAGGTTGTCTCTTCTACATTGGCAAGTCAAAAGCACAAATTATGGCTGAGGAGCTCAATACACTAAACGATATAAAACAAGTTCACGCTTACGATACAGATAAAAACATCGAGTTGTTTACCTGCGAAGTACCCTTCATTATATACGACTGTTACCTACGTGATCCCAATAATACGGTATATTTTCCGGATTCCATTCGATTTGAGCGCACACGCACCTATGGTCAATGTCATTTCAGCAATATGCCGGTAATTGCAGGCAGCTGGATTTGTGGCGCGCGCGGGCATGACTATGCCAAAGAAGTACTGCAGAATTTTGAG GTTATAGTTAAGCCGAAAGTCGGTGAGGTACTCACTGAATCGCTGAAGTTGAGACGCGGCAAGGCGGTGGAGTTGATCTGTCAGAGCGCCTTCGAGGAGCCACTTACCCATTGCGCATTTATCGATCCATTGGGACGTGTACACTTGGTGGGCACAGCGCATAGCATCAAAACCGCAGG TCACGTGAAATACTATGGACGCGGTTTACTTTGGGGGGATTGCGGCGCGCAGATTATGGAAACTAACAGCGATGATTATGGCATATGGAAGTGTCAATTCGTCACATTCGCCGAAAAACGCACTTCGATTTTTACACTTCGACTGCGTGAATCCGGTAGGCGACCATACAAAAGAAAACTTTAA
- the LOC126759232 gene encoding uncharacterized protein LOC126759232 isoform X1, with protein MRFEINVLVLLALAFARHCAGMMRPSDALSVMAGEGFTAYLDLPKTFGAIENCWFQFGAEEKIKLDLNAANAIITANAEEVLPFSSTVCGVRVNKVSYVSADTWKLEVENAFGDYERGELKLSVLATHKKHFNTSVQLAIGEGAISCSLSDTATKECKIIDHKRNQIWNSCNIYTTIKPNRTFDCYTKNWGSMTQSHEHIVVEAKNSSLYTTASLTEGDDSIVMRCQFKSELRGCQAESPDGKTELYLMEGLYNGRYSAYDTLYSKQRCALEIPKPLNESELGLWRIYNTEVVPPTGCLFYIGKSKAQIMAEELNTLNDIKQVHAYDTDKNIELFTCEVPFIIYDCYLRDPNNTVYFPDSIRFERTRTYGQCHFSNMPVIAGSWICGARGHDYAKEVLQNFEVIVKPKVGEVLTESLKLRRGKAVELICQSAFEEPLTHCAFIDPLGRVHLVGTAHSIKTAGHVKYYGRGLLWGDCGAQIMETNSDDYGIWKCQFVTFAEKRTSIFTLRLRESVIPGSAIGLGVGITIILVLLLGLLLATVVYRRRNRTAQHNFTSSDPLEANSSNSVVMTTLGSFEQPSIERL; from the exons ATGCGTTTTGAAATAAACGTACTCGTATTGCTGGCGCTCGCCTTTGCGCGTCACTGTGCGGGCATGATGCGACCGAGCGACGCGCTGTCCGTAATGGCTGGTGAGGGTTTCACGGCCTACTTGGATTTACCGAAGACCTTTGGTGCCATCGAGAATTGTTGGTTTCAATTTGGAG CTGAGGAGAAAATTAAGCTTGACTTGAATGCCGCTAATGCCATCATAACGGCGAATGCTGAGGAAGTCTTACCATTCTCAAGTACCGTTTGTGGTGTACGCGTTAATAAAGTGTCCTACGTTTCCGCGGACACTTGGAAGCTGGAGGTTGAGAATGCGTTTGGTGATTATGAACGCGGCGAGCTGAAGCTCTCCGTACTCGCTACGCATAAGAAACACTTCAATACTAGCGTCCAGTTGGCCATCGGAGAGGGCGCTATATCCTGCAGTTTGTCCGACACAGCGACAAAGGAATGCAAAATCATCGATCATAAGAGAAACCAGATTTGGAATTCGTGCAATATTTATACAACCATAAAACCGAATCGAACATTCGATTGTTATACCAAAAATTGGGGCAGCATGACGCAGAGCCATGAACACATAGTTGTTGAGGCTAAGAATAGCAGTTTGTATACCACGGCTAGTTTAACGGAAGGCGACGACAGCATTGTGATGCGTTGCCAGTTCAAAAGTGAGCTACGCGGCTGTCAGGCCGAATCGCCAGATGGGAAGACTGAGTTGTATCTTATGGAGGGATTGTATAATGGACGTTACTCGGCTTATGACACATT ATATTCAAAGCAGCGGTGTGCCTTAGAAATCCCTAAACCACTGAACGAATCTGAGTTGGGTCTATGGCGTATATATAATACAGAAGTAGTCCCGCCAACAGGTTGTCTCTTCTACATTGGCAAGTCAAAAGCACAAATTATGGCTGAGGAGCTCAATACACTAAACGATATAAAACAAGTTCACGCTTACGATACAGATAAAAACATCGAGTTGTTTACCTGCGAAGTACCCTTCATTATATACGACTGTTACCTACGTGATCCCAATAATACGGTATATTTTCCGGATTCCATTCGATTTGAGCGCACACGCACCTATGGTCAATGTCATTTCAGCAATATGCCGGTAATTGCAGGCAGCTGGATTTGTGGCGCGCGCGGGCATGACTATGCCAAAGAAGTACTGCAGAATTTTGAG GTTATAGTTAAGCCGAAAGTCGGTGAGGTACTCACTGAATCGCTGAAGTTGAGACGCGGCAAGGCGGTGGAGTTGATCTGTCAGAGCGCCTTCGAGGAGCCACTTACCCATTGCGCATTTATCGATCCATTGGGACGTGTACACTTGGTGGGCACAGCGCATAGCATCAAAACCGCAGG TCACGTGAAATACTATGGACGCGGTTTACTTTGGGGGGATTGCGGCGCGCAGATTATGGAAACTAACAGCGATGATTATGGCATATGGAAGTGTCAATTCGTCACATTCGCCGAAAAACGCACTTCGATTTTTACACTTCGACTGCGTGAATCCG TTATTCCGGGTTCCGCGATCGGTCTCGGCGTTGGCATCACAATCATACTTGTACTTCTGTTGGGTTTATTACTTGCAACTGTGGTTTACCGTCGTCGAAATCGCACAGCACAGCACAATTTCACTTCATCCGATCCGCTCGAGGCGAATTCGAGCAACTCTGTGGTAATGACTACGTTGGGATCCTTTGAACAGCCAAGCATTGAGAGGTTATAG